ACGACAAGATGGAAGCGCTGGCCCGCGAGCACAAGCCGCGCCTGATCGTCGCTGGTGCCTCGGCCTACGCCCTGCGCATCGATTTTGAGCGTTTTGCCAAGATCGCCAAGGAAGTCGGCGCCATTTTCTGGGTGGACATGGCCCACTACGCAGGCTTGATCGCCGCCGGTTTCTACCCGAACCCGGTGCCTTTCGCCGACGTGGTCACCACCACCACCCACAAGACCCTGCGTGGTCCGCGCGGTGGCGTCGTGCTGATGAAGGCCGAGCACGAAAAGGCGATCAACTCCGCCATCTTCCCCGGCCTCCAGGGCGGCCCGCTGATGCACGTCATCGCCGCCAAGGCCGTGGCTTTCAAGGAAGCTGCCACGCCGGAATTCAAGGACTACCAGGAACAAGTCATCAACAACGCCCGCGTCATGGCGCGTGTGCTGGGTGAAGAGCGTGGTCTGCGCATTGTTTCCGGTCGTACCGAAAGCCACGTTTTCCTGGTCGACCTGCGTTCCAAGAACATCACCGGCAAGGAAGCCGAAGCGGCGCTGGGTCGTGCTCACATCACGGTGAACAAGAACGGTATCCCGAACGACCCGCAGAAGCCGTTCGTCACCTCCGGTATTCGTATCGGTTCGCCGGCCATGACAACGCGTGGTTTCACCGAGATCGAAGCCGAGCAGATCGCTCACCTGATCGCCGACGTGCTGGATGCACCGAACGATGAGGCGGTTGCCGCAACGGTTCGCGCCAAGGCGGCCGAGCTGTGCAAGCGCTTCCCGGTCTACGGAGCCTAAGCGACCGTGAAATGCCCTTTCTGCGGTGCTGACGAAACGGCGGTCGCCGATACCCGTCTCAATGACGAAGGCGATCTCGTTCGTCGCCGCAGGAAGTGCAATGTTTGCGACAAGCGTTTTACAACCTACGAGCGGGCGGAAATCCGCCTGCCGCAGGTGGTCAAGAAGAATGGTTCGCGTACGGAATTCAGTCGCGACAAGCTGCGCGCCAGCCTGGAGTTGGCCTTGCGCAAGCGTCCGGTGTCGACCGACTCGGTCGATGCGGCGATTGCCGAAATCGAAGAAAAACTGCTGACGGCCGGCGAGCGTGAAATCACCTCGCAACAGGTGGGTGAATTGGTCATGCGCGAGCTGAAGAAGCTCGACAAGGTGGCCTACATCCGTTTTGCCTCGGTCTATCGCAACTTCGAAGACGTGGATGCTTTTTCCCGGGCGATCCGCGAAGTTTCTCCCAACGAAAAGAAAAAATGAGTTTTTCTGCCGTCGACCACGGCAACATGGCCCGTGCGCTCCAATTGGCCGAGCAAGGCTTGTGGACGACTTCGCCCAATCCGCGGGTGGGTTGCGTGCTGGTCCGTGATGGCCAGATTGTTGGCGAAGGCTGGCACCAGAAAGCTGGCGAGCCGCATGCCGAAGTGCATGCCTTGCGCGCCGCCGGCGACAAGGCGCGTGGTGCGACGGCCTATGTCACGCTCGAACCGTGCAGTCATTTCGGGCGTACCCCGCCGTGCGCCGAGGCGCTGATTGCCGCGGGCGTGTCGCGGGTGGTCGCGGCGATGACCGATCCGAATCCGCTGGTTGCCGGCAAGGGCCTGACCATGTTGCAGGCAGCAGGCATCGAAACGGCGAGCGGCCTGCTGGAAAACGAGGCGTGCGAACTGAATATCGGTTTTGTCTCGCGCATGACGCGTGGCCGGCCGTGGTTGCGCCTCAAGGCGGCGGCCAGCCTGGATGGCAAGACAGCATTGAATAACGGTGTCAGCCAGTGGATTACCGGGCCGGAGGCACGGCGTGACGGACATCGCTGGCGAGCCAGGGCTTGCGCTATCCTGACCGGCATCGGTACGGTGCGCGATGATGATCCACAACTCAATGTACGAGACGTGGCAACGACGCGTCAGCCCTTGCGGGTGATTGTCGATAGCCGTCTGGAAATATCGCTTTCGGCGCGCATCCTGCAGGGAGGTGCGGTGCTTGTGGCTGGTGCGGTCGATGATCCGGAAAAAGCAGCTTTGCTGCGGTCGACCGGGGCAGAAGTCGTGATTTTGCCCAATTCGGCAGGCAAGGTTGAGTTGAGGGCCTTGCTTGAAGAGCTCGGACGACGCGGCATCAACGAGGTACATGCCGAGGCGGGCTTCAAGCTCAACGGTTCCCTGATGCGCGAAGGTCTGGTCGATGAGTTGCTGCTTTACCTGGCGCCCTGTCTGGTTGGCGATGCAGCCAGCGGCCTGTTCAACTTGCCGGAATTGACTAGCCTGAGCGGCAAACGCTTGCTGCAGGTGCGCGATCTGCGTCAGCTTGGCGAAGATATTCGCCTGATCGCACGTTTCCGCTAGGGCCGCAAACAGCGCAGGCTGCATCCTGCTTGAACTTGATGGTGCGCCATTCCATATCCAGTGCGTCAAGCAGCAGCAGGCGGCCACCGAGTGTCTGGCCGATGCCGGCAGCCAGTTTGAGCGCTTCGGCGGCCTGCATGGTGCCGATGATCCCGGTCAGCGGCGCAAAGACACCCATGATGGCACAACGGGTTTCGTCGACATCCTCCCCCTCTGGGAAGAGGCAGTGATAGCATGGCGCGTCGTCATTTCTCAGGTCGTAGACGCTGATTTGTCCGTCAAAGCGGATGGCGGCCCCTGAAACGAGTGGTTTCCTGTGGTGTACGCAGGCACGATTGATCGCGTGGCGCGTGGCGAAATTGTCGGTGCAGTCGAGCACGATGTTGGCATCGGCCACAAGGTTGTCCAGATCGCTGCCTGACAGGCGCTGCTTGAGGGGAACGATCTCGATCTCGGGATTGATCGCCGCCATCGCTACTTGTCCTGAATAGGCTTTGTCCATGCCGACACGGGCCTGGGTGTGCATGATCTGTCGCTGCAGGTTGGTGAAGTCGACGGTGTCGTCATCGACCAGGGTTATTTTTCCCAGTCCGGCAGAAGCAAGGTAAAGGGCTGCAGGGGAACCAAGGCCACCGGCCCCGATGATCAGGGCGTGGCTCGCCAGGATGCGGGCTTGCCCCTCGATACCGATGGCGTCGAGCAGGATGTGGCGGCTGTAGCGGAGAAGTTGGTCGTCGTTCATTCAGGCTTGTGCTGGGCAATCACGGAGGTGCGTCCAGCGCACGCCGAAAAATCAGTCGCTATTTGTATTCACGCCATTCCGGCGGAGTGTCGTCGTGGTCGCCATGCGGGTGGAGTTCCCAAGCCTTGACATAGGCTTCCTGCGAGGAGCGTTTGATGCGTCGCTCGGGGGCGCCTATGTTATGCAGTTGCGTATCTTCGACGTAGTGGATGAGTGCGCGTGTCAGCTTGCTCATCAATGTGTTGTCGAGGTGGAAACCCTTGTCTTCCAGGTGGCCTTCAAGCTCTTCCAGCGTATGCTGGGTCAGCTCGTAGCTGACGCCGACCACCCGTTTTTCATGTTTTGGCTCGACGGCAACTTCATCCAGTGTTTGCAGGTCGTCAGCCGCTTCCGGCACTTGGCCGGGGGGGAATTTAGCAAACAGGATTTCGCGCTTTTTCTTGAGATCCGCGTTAGTCATCATCCCTCCCGGTGGCTGAATTACTGAGCCTTATTCTGCATGATCTGAAGCCCCTTGAGAAGATTCAGGGCCTGCTGGAACTGGTAGTCGGTCTTCGAGGCATATTCCAGGCGGGGCAGCATGTCCTCGTCGCTCTCGTCCTTGCTGCTTTTGTCCTTGGTCGTCTTGGCCGGGGCTTTTTGCTGGAGCTTGGGTTCCGGCTTGGCCACTTCCTTGGGCGCCTCTTTTTCCTTGTCGTTGATCAGGTGGCGATCAAGGTCTGCTTCGCGGATGCGCATGCCGCCGCCACTGCCATTCGCTGTCTCTTCAACGAGAATGTCTGGAACAATGCCTTTTGCCTGGATCGAACGGCCATCCGGCGTGTAGTAACGCGCCGTGGTGAGCTTGATCGCCGTGTTGCCTGGCAGCGGCAGGACTGACTGGACCGAGCCCTTGCCGAAGGTCTGCGTGCCGAGGATGACCGCCCGTTTGTGGTCTTGCAGCGCGCCGGCAACAATTTCCGAGGCTGAAGCCGAGCCGCTGTTGACCAGAACGACCATGGCGACCTTCTTTGACTCGATTGGCATGCCCTTGAGCGGATCTTCCTTGCCGCCGCGCAGATAGTCTTGCGGACGCGCCCGGAATTCCTGTTTTGCATCCGGGGTGCGCCCATCGGTCGAAACAATTTTGACATCCGGTGGGAGGAAGGCGGCAGAAACGCCAATGGCGCTGTTCAGCAAGCCGCCCGGGTCATTGCGCAAATCGAGCACCAAGCCTTGCAGCTTGTTACCGTTTTCCTTGTACAGGCCGGCAACGTGACGGGCGATATCCGCCGTTGTGTTTTCCTGGAACTGGGTGATGCGTACCCAGCCATAACCCGGCTCAACTAGTTTCGATTTGACGCTCTGAACCTTGATGACTTCACGGATCAGCGTGACTTCGATCGGCTTGGTTTCGCCTTTGCGCAAAATCGAGATCTTGAGCGGTGTCTTTGGTTTGCCGCGCATTTTTTTGACGGCTTCAGCCAGGGTCAGGCCCTTGACTGGGGTGTCGTCGAGTTTGAAGATCAGGTCGCCTGCTTTCAGGCCAGCCCGGTAAGCTGGCGTGTCCTCGATGGGGGAAACTACCTTGACCAGGCCGTCTTCCATGCCGACTTCGATGCCCAGCCCCCCAAACTCGCCCTGGGTGCCGACCTGGAGATCCTTGAACGCATCGGCGTCAAGGTAGGTGGAGTGTGGGTCGAGGTTGGAAAGCATGCCGGAAATGGCATTGGTGATCATCTTTTTGTCTTCGACTGGCTCGACATAGCCTTGCTTGATTGCGCTGTATACCTCAGCGAAGGTGCGCAATTCGTCGATCGGCAAGCCTGCTTTGCTCTCCTTGTCGGCGAAGGCCGGGAGATTCAGGCTGATGAGTGCGCCGGCGACAAAGGCGCCCGCAACCAAACTGATTGTTTTCGTTTTGCTCATTTCAAACTGGCCCATTTCATCGGGTCGATCGGTTGCCCTTGGTGGCGGAGTTCAAAGTATAAACCGGATTCCGGGTTGCCTCCGCTGTTGCCTGCGGTGGCGATGGTTTCTCCGCCCTTGATGCTCTGGCCGACCTGTTTGAGCAAGGACTCGTTGTTGCCATAGATCGAGAGATAGGCATCGCCGTGGTCGACGATCAGGATATTGCCAAAACCGCGCATCCAGTCGGCAAAGACCACGCGGCCGCTGGCTACGGCCTTGACTTCGCTGCCGCCTGCGGCACGAATGAAGAGTCCGCGCCAGGTGCCACCGCCATCGCGCGGCGAGCCGAAGCGGCCGCTGACCGTGCCGCGCACCGGGAGGCGGAGGCTGCCTTTCTGGCGGGCGAAATTGCCGTTGCTGGCAACCGGTTCGTAGTTGTTTTCGGCTTCGGCAGGTTTCTGGCGTGGCGCTTCGGCGGTTTCTTCCCTGCGGGGCGGGGCTTTCGATTCCGGCTCGGTACGCGGTTTTGTTTTTTGTCGCGCGGCCTCGGCTATTTTTGCGGCCTCCGCCGCGCGAGCCGCTTCTGCTGCCTTGGCAGCCTGTGCCGCAAGTATTTTCGAGAGTCGGTCGATGAGGCTGGTCAGGCGTTTTTCATTTTGCTGGAGATTGCCGATCTCCTTGCGCTGGGCGGCGACCTTGTCCGATATCTGGGCGTGCAGGCGCTTGCGCTCTTCGCGCTGCTTGTTGAGTTCGGCGACGCGAACCTGTTGCTGTGCTTCAACCTCTTTCAGTTCTGCCGCTCGTTCCTTGGCATCTGCCGCCAGGGCGCGCTTCTTGTCGAGTGTGGCGTTGATTTCGCCCATCAACTCGGCCCGGGTCAGGGCAATGGCCGAAAAATAATGCAGATCGCGCGCGACCTGGTTGGGGTCATCGCCGTTGAGCAATAGCTGGAGGGAGTCCGGGGTGCCGCGCAGGTATTGCTTGTAGAGCAGCTTTTCGAGCTGGCTTTGTTGCTGGTTGAGTGTGACGGCCAGGTCCTTTGATTGCTGCTCAAGATTTTCGAGTCTTTTTTGCAGTCGACCGCGCTGGTCGGTCAGTTCGTGAAGTTCGCGTTGCAACCGGGATATCTGGCGTTCGGATTCGCGTAGGCGATCAGCAGCATCTGCCTTGTTTTCTTCGCTGGTGTTGAGATCCTTGCGTAGTCCTTCGATCCTGCCGCGCAGTTCGCCAAGGTCGGCCTGGCGCTCGGCAATTTCGGGGGCGGCGGGTGACGATGGTGCGGTTTTCTTGGCGGCATGGGCTGGCGTCAGGGTCAGTGCCGACCAGGCCAGAAGGCATGTCGCTGCAGCACGTAGTGCCGGGGCGCAAATGGAGATTTTTTTCGGCAAATATTTCAACGGCCTTGGGTGGGTGTCTGGGGCGGGCGAAGTGAACGAATTTGCACGCACGGATTTCCCTGATTGATGTTGATTAAGGTCGGCGAAACCGAAACCATTATTTTATAATGATCCATTCACCGATAACGAGGTTTTATCTTGGAAGCCCCTTCCGTCAATTTAATCGACAAGCAGGAACACATCGAAATGGCTGCGCGCGCGCTCAAAGCCATCGCGCATCCGCTGCGTCTGAAAATTCTATGTGTCCTGGGAGATCAGGAAGCCTGTGTGCAGGAGATCGTCGAAGCGGTCGGAACCTCGCAAAGCAACATTTCCCAGCATTTGGCGATTTTGCGTGAGAAGGGTGTGCTGTTGACGCGCAAGGATGCGAATCGTGTTTTTTACCGGGTAGGCGATCAGCGTACCCTGCAGCTGGTCGGTATGATGCGCGAAGTATTTTGTGGTGTAGAGGAATAGTTGAATGCCGATGGAATTTATCAATCAGAACATCCTGCTCATTTCGCTGGTGGCCATGAGCGCCTTTGGTTTGCTCATGCCCTTGCTCAAGGGGCGTCGTGCCAACGAGTTGAGTCCCGCCGAGGCGACCCAGCTGATCAATCGGGAAGATGCGCATATCGTCGATGTGCGCGAGGCTGATGAATTTGCCGCCGGCCACTTGCCGGAAGCCAGGCACATTCCGCTAGCCAAGCTGGCTGAACGAGCCGGTGAACTCGAAAAATTCAAGGACAAGCCGCTGATCATCTGTTGTGCCGCCGGCATGCGTTCGGCCAAAGGATGTGGCGAGCTGGGCAAACTTGGTTTTGCCAAGGTGTACAGCCTGGCAGGCGGGGTTGATGCCTGGGTGGGCGCCGGTTACCCGGTCAAGAAGGGTAACCGCAACAAATGAGCGCGCATGTCCTGATGTATACGACCGCTGTTTGTCCTTACTGCGTGCGAGCCAAGCAATTGCTGGCGGCACGGGGTGTGACGGGCATCGAAGAGGTTCGGGTTGATCTCGATCCGGCGCGTCGCGAGGAAATGATGCAGCGCACGCAGCGGCGTACCGTGCCGCAAATTTATATTGGCGAGACGCATGTCGGTGGTTGCGACGACCTGATTGCGCTCGATGCGGCAGGCAAGCTCAAACCCTTGCTTGACGCCTGAACCCGATAACCATTAATTCACTGAAAGAAAATCATGGAACAAAACGAACAGCCCGTCTTCGGTATTGAAAAGCTCTACGTCAAGGATCTCTCCATCGAAGTGCCGAATGCGCCGGAAATCTTCCTGGAGAGCGAAGCTCCGCAGGTTGAAATCAGCCTGAACACCGGTGGCCGTGGCGTTGGTGAAGGTGTTTTCGAAGTGGTGCTGACGGTGACGGTGACTGCCAAACTGGGCGAAAAGACGGTTTTCCTGGTTGAAGTCGGTCAGGCCGGTGTTTTCCGCATCATGAATGTGCCGGATGAGCAAATCGAGCCGCTGATTGCCGTTGCTTGCCCGAACCTGCTGTTCCCGTATGCCCGTGAAGCCATTTCGACGGCGGTAACCCGTGCCGGTTTCTCGCCGATCGTGCTCCAGCCGGTTAATTTCGAATCGATGTACATGCAGCGTCTGCAAGAGCAGGCTGCTGCAGAGCAACCAGAAGCAACGCTGCAATAAGCCATGACCATCTGGCGCCGGGCACTGCCCTTCATTGCATTGCTCGGTGCTGCAGGTGCAGCACCGGCTGTCGATTATCGTTCGGTCGATGTGCCGGCAGCCGTGCTTTATGATTCACCTTCGCAGAAGGGCAAGAAGCTCTATCTGATCAAGGCGCAGACACCGGTCGAGGTGATTGTTCGTCTTGAGGGGTGGTTCAAGATTCGCGATGCCGAAGGCTCGCTGGCCTGGGTTGAGTCGCGCTATCTCGGCGATCGCCGGACGCTCGTTGTGACAGCGCTGAAGGCTGAAATCCGTCAATCGGACAAGGCTGACTCTCCTGTTGTGCTCGAACTCGACAAGTGGGTGGCGGTTGAACTGGTCGAGCCGGCTTCGCCGGGATGGGCCAAGGTGCGCCATCGTGATGGTGTGACCGGCTATATTCGTTCGACGCAGGTCTGGGGCCTATGAAAATTACGTTGCTCGGCGCAGGCGCCTGGGGCACGGCGTTGGCGATTGCCTTTGCCGGCAAGCATGATGTCACGCTGTGGTCGCGCGAAGAGGATGTCGCAGTCGACTTGCTGAATACCCGCGAAAACAAACGCTTCTTTCCGGGCTATCGCTTGCCTGAGTCGGTTGCTGTGTCGACCGATTTTTCTGCGGCAGTAGCTTCGGCCGAGTTGTTGGTCATCTCGACGCCGATTGCCGGTTTGCGTCCGACGGCTGAGCGCCTCAAAACCCTGAATTGCACGCTGCCATTGCTTTGGGTGTGCAAGGGCTTTGAGGCAGGGACGGGCCTGTTGCCGCACCAGGTTGTCATTGATGTGCTGGGCCTGGGTGTCGTTTGTGGCGCGTTGTCCGGCCCCAGCTTTGCCGAAGAAGTGGCGGCCGGTCAGCCGACCGCCGTGGCGCTGGCGACCAATCACCCCGAGTTTGCCCGCGAAGCGGCCCGTCAGTTGCACACCAGTCGTTTGCGCATTTATGCCAATGATGATCTGGTTGGCGTCGAAGTGGGCGGGGCGGTCAAGAATGTCATGGCGATTGCGACAGGGACATGCGATGGTTTGGGTCTTGGTCTGAACACCCGCGCTGCGCTGATGACGCGAGGCCTGGCTGAAATTGCCCGTCTCGGGTTGGCGCTGGGCGCCAGGCGCGAGACTTTCATGGGCTTGGCCGGCATGGGCGACCTGATCCTGACGTGCACCGGCGACCTGTCGCGCAATCGCCGTGTCGGGCTGGCCTTGGCGGAGGGCAAGTCCCTGCCGCAAATTCTTGAAGAGCTCGGGCATGTGGCCGAGGGGGTCTATACGGCACGCGAAGTCGATCGTCTGGCTCGCCAGTATTCGGTCGATATGCCGATCAGTGCCGCTGTGGCTGCCGTGCTTGATGGCCGTCTGAATGCAGCGCAGGCGGTCGAGCAGTTGATGGCGCGCGACCCGAAGGAAGAGCTGGCTTAAGCCGCGCCCTTGAAGCCGCTTTGACGCCAGGCTTCAAACACGGTCACGGCAGTGGCATTCGATAAATTCAGACTGCGCTGATCTGCCTGCATGGGCAGGCGGAGTCTGTTTTCCGGCAAGAATTCAGCCAGTATCTCGGGCGGCAGGCCGCTGGTTTCCCGTCCAAAAACAAACACATCATTGTCGTTCAGTGTGGTCGAGAACGGGTTGGCATGGCCCTTGGTGGTCATTGCAAACATCCGGCGATGCCCCAGGGCCTGACGACAGGCTGCCCAGTCGGAGTGGCGAACGACGCGGGCGTATTCGTGATAGTCCAGTCCGGCCCGGCGCAAGCCCTTGTCGTCGATATTGAAACCCAGCGGTTCAACAAGATGCAGTTCGGTGCCGGTATTGGCGCACAAACGAATGATGTTGCCGGTATTGGGCGGAATTTCGGGCTGGTAGAGAACGACGGCGACCACGATGTAATTGGCTGGGTTCGGAGGGGGCGGATTAAAGCACGAATTGATCGTGATTAGTGTTTCAGGGTCCGTGCGGCAACGACAACGCTGACTGTTCCCGCGCCATGTATTTTCAGAATACGAGCGGATTCATTCAGGGTTGCGCCGGTTGTCATCACGTCATCAACCAGCAAAATGCGCTGCCCAGTGTAGTCTTTGCTGCATTCGAATGCACCGGCCACGTTTTTATGGCGCTCCTTGTGCGGCAAATCGGCTTGTGGCCGGGTGGCTCGCGTTCGTTGCAGGTGGTGATAGTCGACCGGTCGGTCTAGGACCTTGCCCAGTGCGCGCGCTATTTCCATGGATTGGTTGAAGCCGCGTTCGAGCAAACGGGCCGGATGCAATGGCAGTGGAATGATCAAGTCGTGGTCGCTTGCTGTCAGTTGCGTGGACAGCCGCTCTCCGAACCATTCCGCGACAGATAACTGGTGACCGTATTTCAGGCTGTGAATGATGCGGTCGACCGGGAAATCGTAGCGAAATCCGGCGATCACCTTGTCGAAGTGCGGTGCTTTGTGGAGGCAGGCGCCGCAACGTTCGCCGTAGCTGGTCTGCTCGGCGCAGGATGGGCAGCATTGGGGCGGCATGCCGGGTAGTTCGGCAAGGCAGTCGGCGCAGATCACGCGGCTGGCGCTATTTTCTCCGCAGAGTAGGCAACTGCCGGGAAGCGCATTCGAAAGTCCCTGCGCAACATGCTTTAACGCTTGCCGCAGGGGCTGGGGTAAAATTGACATGATTCAGAGCGTCCTCGATAATCCATAATTACCGTTGTTTTCGTATCTGATTTTTATCGTTTATTTTCGCAAGGCCACTCATGCAAGCAAGCACTCTCGCCGCTGTTTCTTCCACTCCGCAGTCTGCTCCTGCCCGTCGCTGGACGGCCGAGGAGGTGCTCGCCCTGTACGAGCTGCCGCTCATGGATCTGATCTGGCGCGCCCAGGGCGTGCATCGCGAAAATTTCGATCCGAACGCCATTCAACGCTCGACGCTGCTTTCGGTCAAGACCGGTGGCTGTTCCGAGGACTGTAGCTATTGCTCACAGTCGGCGCGCTATGAAACCGATACCCAGCGCGAACGCCTGATGCCACTCGACGAGGTCGTTGCTGCTGCCAAGGCTGCCAAGGACAAGGGGGCTTCCCGTTTCTGCATGGGCGCTGCCTGGAAGGGGCCGAAAGACAACGATCTTGACCGCGTGCTCGACATGGTCCGTGAGGTCAAGGCCCTCGGCATGCAGACGTGTGTCACGCTCGGTATGCTCAAGGACGGTCAGGCTGAAAAGCTGAAAGAAGCCGGCCTGGATTACTACAACCACAATCTCGATACGGACAAGGAGTTCTACGGTCAGGTGATCAAGAGCCATACGCACGATGATCGTCTCGATACGCTCGAGCAGGTGCGTGATGCCGGGATCAATGTTTGTTCCGGCGGGATTATCGGCATGGGCGAATCGCGCAAGAATCGCGCCGCACTGATCGTCCAGTTGGCCAATCTGCCGAAGCCGCCTGAATCCGTGCCAATCAACAACCTGGTGCCGATTCCGGGGACGCCGCTGGCCGCTAACGAGCGTCTTGATCCATTCGAGTTCGTCCGGACCATCGCCGCCGCCCGCATCGCCATGCCTTCCTCCTGGGTGCGCCTCTCGGCCGGTCGTCAGGAAATGACCGACGAACTCCAGACGCTGTGCTTCCTGGCTGGCGCTAATTCGATGTTCTACGGTGACCGTCTGTTGACCACCAATAATCCGGAAGCCGATCGCGACGACGCATTGTTTGCCCGCTTGGGCGTCAAGGCGGTTTGAACACCACTTTCGTCGACCGGCAGCAAGTCGGTCGACGGTTTTCCCGCGTTGCGGCGAATTACGATCAGGCCGATTTTTTCGTCCGCGAGATCGATCGTCGGATGCAGGACCGGCTTGACTACGTCAAGCTTGCCCCCCGGCAAATCCTTGATCTCGGCTGCGCTCGCGGCGGCAGCTTTGCGGCCCTGTCGACGCGTTATCCGGAAGCGCATTTGCTCGGGCTGGATCTTTCGCCGGCCATGCTGCAAGCTGCCCAACCGCGCCGCGCGGGCTGGCAGCGCTGGTTGGGGATGGGCGCCTCGAATCAGCCAGCCCTTCTGGCGGCCGACGCAGCCCATTTGCCCATCAAATCGCGGTCGACCGCGCTGATCTGGTCAAATCTGCTGCTCCACTGGCTGGATGATCCTTTGCCGGCACTGGCTGAAGCGCATCGCGTGCTTGAAGTGGGCGGTTTGCTGATGTTCTCGACGCTGGGGCCTGATTCGCTCAAGGAGTTGCGTACGGCATTCGGTGATGGTTACGCACACACCCAGCGTTTCATCGACATGCATGATCTGGGTGACATGCTGGTCGGCTGCGGTTTCAGCGATCCGGTGATGGACATGGAAGTGATCACGCTGACTTATGATGATCTCGATGCCATGTTTGCCGAGTTAAGGGCTGCCGGCTCCAGTTGTGCGATGAAAGCCCGACGGCATGGCCTGACTGGCCGGCAAGTGTTAAGTGACGCACGTCAGGCGTACGAAGCAATGCGCCGGGATGGCAAGTTGCCGGCGACCTTCGAGGTGGTTTATGGCCACGCCTGGAAGCCGGAGCCAAAGCAGGCGCCGGACGGGCGTGCGATCGTTCGCTTCGACCTGCCGCGCGCTAAATGACTACTTGGGCCGCTGCCTGAAAAAATGTAGCGGCTTGGTGGTGGTCGGTGCAGTAGCGGGTATGGCCTTGCGCTGCCGTTCCCTGATTCTCCAGCCAAGCAATGCGACGAGTGCGGCACTGCCGGCGATTGGCCAGATCAGGGCATCTGCCTTGCTTTGCCACAGGTAGTGGATGGCTGCCAAAATGCCGATCAGATAGATGTTGCGGTGCAATTCCTGCCAGCGGCGACCGCCCAGTTGCCGTATGGTCACCTGGTTTGAGGTGGCAGCCAGGGGAGTCAGCAACACGAAGGCAGCGAAGCCAATTGCGATGAATGGCCGCTTCAAAATATCCCTGGCGATCTCGTCGACCGCGAAAGCGTGCTGAAACCCGACGAATGAAAGAGCGTGCAGTGCCGCATAGAAAAAGGCGAACAAGCCCAGCATGCGGCGCAAGCGAAGCAGCCAGTGCCATTGTGTCAGGCTGCGTAGCGGCGAGATGCTTAGCGTCAGCAGCAAGAAACTGAACGTCCAGAAACCGGTACGCCGTTGGATAAATTCGGCAGGCTGTGTGCCAAGGTCGCCAGCCCATGCCGCCTGGACCAAGCATCCAAAAGGGATCAGGGCGAGGGAAAAAAGCAGGGCCTTGAGCCAGCTGAGCTCTTTGCTATCGGGGTGCCAGGCAATTGCCCGGTGTTCTCTTGCGGTCATCCGGTTCAGGCTGCGAGAGCCTGTTTTAGTTCCTTGATGTCTTCTTCTGCATCTTCGATCAAATCGGCAAAGCGTTCTTGGTCAATTTTGCGGAGCGCCGACTCCTCCGGGGGCAGGCCGGCTTCGAGCCAGTCGTGGTCGCAACCGGCAAGCAGGTTGGCAAAATACAAGACATCGCTAACGGAGCAGGGGGTTTCGACGTTCTGCAACCGGTCGTGCTCACGGACTGCGGTGGTGATGTTTTCTGGCAGACCGAGAACGTGCAACAGGCTTTCGCCAATGCTGCCATG
The sequence above is drawn from the Dechloromonas sp. TW-R-39-2 genome and encodes:
- the bioB gene encoding biotin synthase BioB; protein product: MQASTLAAVSSTPQSAPARRWTAEEVLALYELPLMDLIWRAQGVHRENFDPNAIQRSTLLSVKTGGCSEDCSYCSQSARYETDTQRERLMPLDEVVAAAKAAKDKGASRFCMGAAWKGPKDNDLDRVLDMVREVKALGMQTCVTLGMLKDGQAEKLKEAGLDYYNHNLDTDKEFYGQVIKSHTHDDRLDTLEQVRDAGINVCSGGIIGMGESRKNRAALIVQLANLPKPPESVPINNLVPIPGTPLAANERLDPFEFVRTIAAARIAMPSSWVRLSAGRQEMTDELQTLCFLAGANSMFYGDRLLTTNNPEADRDDALFARLGVKAV
- a CDS encoding sulfite oxidase heme-binding subunit YedZ, producing MTAREHRAIAWHPDSKELSWLKALLFSLALIPFGCLVQAAWAGDLGTQPAEFIQRRTGFWTFSFLLLTLSISPLRSLTQWHWLLRLRRMLGLFAFFYAALHALSFVGFQHAFAVDEIARDILKRPFIAIGFAAFVLLTPLAATSNQVTIRQLGGRRWQELHRNIYLIGILAAIHYLWQSKADALIWPIAGSAALVALLGWRIRERQRKAIPATAPTTTKPLHFFRQRPK
- a CDS encoding methyltransferase domain-containing protein, with amino-acid sequence MNTTFVDRQQVGRRFSRVAANYDQADFFVREIDRRMQDRLDYVKLAPRQILDLGCARGGSFAALSTRYPEAHLLGLDLSPAMLQAAQPRRAGWQRWLGMGASNQPALLAADAAHLPIKSRSTALIWSNLLLHWLDDPLPALAEAHRVLEVGGLLMFSTLGPDSLKELRTAFGDGYAHTQRFIDMHDLGDMLVGCGFSDPVMDMEVITLTYDDLDAMFAELRAAGSSCAMKARRHGLTGRQVLSDARQAYEAMRRDGKLPATFEVVYGHAWKPEPKQAPDGRAIVRFDLPRAK